From Scytonema millei VB511283, the proteins below share one genomic window:
- a CDS encoding tRNA-binding protein has translation MFDDSAIAEISFDDFLKVDMRVGTIIAVEDNLKARNPAYILTIDFGELGQKMSSAQITDNYSKAELIGKQIIAVVNFPAKRVAGVKSEVLVLGAVPNDKGVVLLELNLPVENGTRIS, from the coding sequence ATGTTTGATGATTCAGCGATCGCAGAAATTTCTTTTGATGATTTTCTCAAAGTCGATATGCGAGTTGGGACAATTATTGCTGTTGAAGATAACTTGAAAGCGCGAAACCCTGCTTATATATTGACAATAGACTTTGGCGAGTTGGGACAAAAAATGAGTTCGGCACAAATTACTGATAACTATTCTAAAGCCGAACTCATCGGCAAGCAAATTATTGCTGTCGTTAACTTCCCAGCGAAAAGAGTAGCAGGCGTTAAGTCAGAAGTATTGGTATTAGGAGCAGTACCTAATGACAAAGGAGTGGTTTTATTAGAGCTAAACTTACCTGTAGAAAACGGAACTCGAATTAGCTAA
- a CDS encoding MerR family transcriptional regulator — translation MYFTCIGNAINADLLFKIGDFTKLIRVFIKALRLYDEMGLLKPIQVDQFISYRYYCASQLPRLNRILALKDLGFS, via the coding sequence ATGTATTTCACCTGTATAGGAAACGCTATAAACGCAGATTTGCTGTTCAAAATTGGTGACTTTACTAAACTTATTCGTGTATTCATCAAAGCGCTACGTCTCTATGACGAAATGGGGCTTTTAAAACCAATCCAAGTAGACCAGTTTATCAGCTATCGCTACTACTGTGCTAGCCAATTACCTAGATTAAATCGGATTTTGGCTCTGAAAGATTTAGGGTTTTCCTGA